A single genomic interval of Musa acuminata AAA Group cultivar baxijiao chromosome BXJ3-4, Cavendish_Baxijiao_AAA, whole genome shotgun sequence harbors:
- the LOC135634561 gene encoding uncharacterized protein LOC135634561, whose protein sequence is MEISTEMTKTRKITGGAIRPSGGGGRGGGGGGGGRRRRESTVEEDLSRLITLADRLKKVAADADSWRAECSQLTHRADLIAAVLRAVARRLSSLPHQPPYSAPVRRVAASADRSLDRAISFARRCRRRRRLLLPSPAALLRFLIPFAATGAADFRRALAHLDASLADLRWLLSLYPYDDGEGGDAASVGVGLSLPPIAATDPVLSYVWTFVAAIQMASRPSDRADAAQSLANLARDGHRNRWVIVDEGAVPPLLALLEDRDDEASQSAAAAALSNLCTDRELISTVADAFAIPVIVQTLSDSTSTRLQSQLASLISRMAALDALACEEFARENAILPLVALLSSDVSLGDDVNTAPPPSMTASLSTRSSRVSLAHGGGYVDESPAAKLELKTACAEALWMLCKGSIESSRKVTETVGLLCLAKLMETEEDQLQLNCLRTVMEIAAAAESDADLRGSAFKKNSSVAKSVVEQLLRLAQQGRSPSVQAAAIRALGSLARTFPAREARVLRPLVTQLGNQDSDVSAEAAMALGKFASPDNYLCVAHAAAIVELEGVRPLMRLLRPGEKSQLPGLVLLCCLASHVPRHEALERERVLLTLESVRRRAVARHPSLDELLPRAIRQLQLYGHEAQSYIGFER, encoded by the coding sequence atGGAAATTTCTACAGAGATGACGAAGACGAGGAAGATCACCGGCGGCGCAATCAGACCCTCCggtggaggaggacgaggaggaggaggaggaggaggaggacgacgtcgACGAGAAAGCACCGTCGAAGAAGACCTCTCCCGGCTAATCACCCTTGCCGATCGCCTCAAGAAGGTTGCCGCCGACGCTGACTCGTGGAGGGCCGAGTGCTCCCAACTCACTCACCGGGCCGACCTCATCGCCGCCGTCCTCCGCGCTGTGGCCCGCCGCCTCTCTTCTCTACCCCACCAGCCTCCCTACTCTGCCCCCGTCCgccgcgtcgccgcctccgcagaCCGCTCTCTCGATCGCGCCATCTCCtttgctcgccgctgccgccgacGCCGCCGTCTCCTCCTTCCCTCCCCCGCGGCGCTCCTCCGCTTCCTCATCCCCTTCGCCGCCACCGGTGCAGCTGACTTTCGCCGCGCCCTCGCCCACCTCGACGCCTCCCTCGCAGACCTCCGCTGGCTCCTCTCCCTCTACCCCTACGACGACGGCGAAGGCGGCGACGCCGCCTCCGTGGGCGTCGGTCTCAGCCTCCCCCCGATCGCCGCCACCGACCCCGTCCTGTCCTATGTCTGGACCTTCGTCGCGGCGATCCAGATGGCATCCCGGCCCTCCGACCGCGCGGACGCTGCCCAATCCCTCGCGAACCTCGCCCGCGATGGCCATCGCAACAGGTGGGTCATCGTCGACGAGGGCGCGGTGCCGCCGCTCCTCGCCCTCCTCGAGGACCGCGACGACGAGGCCTCCCaatccgccgccgccgcggctCTCTCCAACCTCTGTACCGATCGTGAGCTCATCTCCACCGTCGCCGACGCCTTCGCGATCCCCGTGATCGTCCAAACCCTCTCCGATTCGACCTCCACGAGGCTCCAGTCTCAGCTGGCGTCCCTTATCTCCCGCATGGCGGCATTGGACGCCCTCGCCTGTGAGGAGTTCGCGAGGGAGAACGCCATTCTTCCCCTCGTCGCGCTCCTCTCCTCCGATGTCTCGCTTGGCGACGACGTTAACACCGCGCCACCCCCATCCATGACAGCGTCCCTCTCGACTCGAAGCTCTCGCGTTTCCCTCGCCCATGGCGGCGGCTACGTCGACGAGAGCCCGGCAGCCAAGCTCGAGCTCAAAACTGCGTGCGCGGAAGCCCTGTGGATGCTCTGCAAAGGTTCCATCGAAAGCAGCCGCAAGGTCACCGAGACCGTCGGGCTGCTCTGCCTTGCCAAGCTCATGGAGACGGAGGAGGACCAGCTCCAGCTCAACTGCCTCAGGACGGTGATGGAGATCGCGGCCGCCGCGGAGTCCGACGCCGACCTCCGGGGGTCGGCATTCAAGAAGAACTCCTCTGTAGCGAAGTCGGTGGTGGAGCAGCTCCTCCGGCTGGCACAGCAGGGGAGAAGCCCGTCGGTGCAAGCAGCCGCCATCAGGGCTCTAGGGTCATTGGCAAGGACTTTTCCGGCGCGCGAGGCCCGTGTGCTCCGGCCACTGGTGACGCAGCTGGGCAACCAGGACTCGGACGTTTCTGCCGAGGCCGCCATGGCGTTGGGGAAGTTCGCGAGCCCGGACAATTACCTCTGCGTGGCGCACGCGGCGGCGATAGTGGAGTTGGAGGGCGTGCGGCCCCTCATGAGGCTGCTGAGGCCGGGTGAAAAGAGCCAATTGCCAGGGCTAGTCTTGCTCTGCTGCCTGGCGTCGCACGTGCCGAGACATGAAGCTTTGGAAAGAGAGAGGGTGTTGCTGACGCTGGAATCCGTCCGCCGCAGAGCGGTGGCACGGCACCCTTCCCTCGACGAGCTGCTCCCGAGAGCCATTCGTCAGCTCCAGCTATACGGACATGAAGCACAAAGTTACATAGGCTTCGAGAGGTAG